In Coffea eugenioides isolate CCC68of chromosome 4, Ceug_1.0, whole genome shotgun sequence, the genomic stretch TTGCATGAAATATGAACCTGTATGTTTTGCAAGTCCCGTTCCTTTAGCTTACAAAGAGCCAGTTGTATCGCCACCAATGTGTCCAGCACAGACGATCCAGTACTTCTTTCTGTGAGCATCCACCCTGCCCCAAGCTGATTCAGTGCATTTGTTACTGTGATGCCAATTCCCATATTTAGTCCTTCAATGTGTTGCCCCACATGTATATGAACTCTCAGGATGTCCTGCTCTGGTTCCCTCGTTTGCTCTTGATCATTTGCTATGTCTGTTTCAGAAATGCTCATACATTGCCGTGCCTGTTGGCAGTTATAGTACTCCTCAAAGTCATTCACTGCCTTTCTGACTACCTCCATTGGATGCCTATATTTGCCTTCAAATTCTACTGCATTTCTGGATTTCCAAATGTGCCAAAGAATATCCACAGTTAGGCAAATGTGTTGCATTCCATCCTTTCGTTCCTTTACTCCCATTAGCCTGCTCCACCACTTCCTGAAATCAGTTGTGTCCTCATGAAGCCCATCCCACTGTAACGGAGCCATCTTCCATATCAGCTTTGCTTTGGTACATTGGAAGAAAATGTGCTCAACCGTCTCAGTTGTTTCTCCACACTGCTTACAGATTAGCTCACCCTTTCCCGTTCTCCTAAATATAGCCTCTCTGACGGGTAACACCTGGTGTAAACACTTCCATAGAAACAACTTGTGTTTGTGTCTTATTCTCAATTTCCATAGCTGTTTCCAGACTTTGTTGCAGCCCCCAATCCAGCTTGTTTCTCCCAGATTGCTCACA encodes the following:
- the LOC113768924 gene encoding uncharacterized protein LOC113768924, whose protein sequence is MQKVLLGNTTGKYTVRSAYEAFTAEDSMPNAPVSNLGETSWIGGCNKVWKQLWKLRIRHKHKLFLWKCLHQVLPVREAIFRRTGKGELICKQCGETTETVEHIFFQCTKAKLIWKMAPLQWDGLHEDTTDFRKWWSRLMGVKERKDGMQHICLTVDILWHIWKSRNAVEFEGKYRHPMEVVRKAVNDFEEYYNCQQARQCMSISETDIANDQEQTREPEQDILRVHIHVGQHIEGLNMGIGITVTNALNQLGAGWMLTERSTGSSVLDTLVAIQLALCKLKERDLQNIQVHISCNRTLKMIRCQCPSNFLIAGHLECITDLSLMFRTCSFLCQPSNISINTLSYELSKQAMHIYSDEEFVDPRCLSTPL